One region of Macadamia integrifolia cultivar HAES 741 chromosome 11, SCU_Mint_v3, whole genome shotgun sequence genomic DNA includes:
- the LOC122094306 gene encoding wax ester synthase/diacylglycerol acyltransferase 4-like, with the protein MEFNGERADALEEVVDEPVSPTGQYFNSSVLSISILATLEIDIPIAASQACFLLNTVFLPINPRFSSLMVRDEHGVKQWKRVDVKVEDHVHVPIFPDGLSLESNDEYLQEYLSKIAMERFPQSRPLWEIHLIQYPTSNAAGSVIFKLHHALGDGFSLMGALFNCLKRADNPSVPLTFPSSRQGLSSYCNRNSFFKRVTGLLSMILNTTSDFAWSILKSSFLEDDRTPIRAGNEGVEFRPIGISTVTFSLDQIKQIKEKLGGTINDVITGIIFYGTRLYMQNWGPPGSSNSKSTALVLLNTRIVTNYQSLQEMIKADSKSPWGNRFVFLHVPIPNDPADAEMVNPLDFVYKVREIIKRKRGSLGVFLTGELLEMMRKFRGPETTAQYIHSTLKNTSMVITNMIGPMEQMALADHPVRGMYFVVVGSPQSLTVSIVSYMGKLRVAVGAEKGFIDDKLYASCLENAFTRIFKAALCST; encoded by the exons ATGGAGTTTAACGGAGAGAGAGCTGATGCTTTGGAGGAAGTTGTTGATGAACCAGTGAGCCCAACTGGTCAGTACTTCAATAGTTCGGTGCTCTCTATCTCCATCCTCGCAACTTTGGAGATAGATATCCCCATTGCTGCCTCACAGGCTTGTTTTTTGCTTAATACTGTTTTCCTTCCCATCAACCCTCGCTTCTCCTCTCTCATG GTTAGAGATGAACATGGTGTGAAACAATGGAAGAGGGTGGATGTGAAGGTAGAAGACCATGTTCATGTCCCTATCTTTCCAGATGGGTTATCGCTGGAATCTAACGACGAGTACCTGCAAGAATATTTATCAAAAATAGCCATGGAAAGGTTCCCACAGAGCAGACCCTTGTGGGAGATTCACTTAATCCAGTACCCAACAAGTAATGCAGCTGGGTCTGTAATATTTAAGCTTCATCATGCATTGGGTGATGGCTTCTCACTCATGGGAGCTTTGTTTAATTGCTTGAAAAGGGCTGATAACCCTTCTGTTCCTTTAACTTTTCCTTCATCAAGGCAGGGCCTGAGTTCATATTGCAACAGAAACAGTTTCTTTAAGAGAGTGACTGGCCTTCTATCAATGATCCTCAACACTACCTCGGACTTTGCTTGGAGCATTCTAAAGAGCAGTTTCTTGGAAGATGATCGGACACCAATTAGGGCTGGCAATGAGGGGGTGGAGTTCCGGCCGATCGGCATTTCAACGGTGACATTCTCTCTAGatcagatcaaacaaatcaaggAAAAGCTTGGTGGG ACTATTAATGACGTCATTACTGGGATCATATTCTACGGAACAAGGCTATACATGCAAAATTGGGGTCCTCCAGGTTCTAGCAATTCAAAATCAACGGCACTGGTGCTCCTAAACACTAGAATAGTTACTAATTATCAATCACTTCAAGAGATGATTAAAGCAGATTCCAAGTCACCATGGGGCAACCGGTTCGTCTTCTTACACGTGCCGATTCCAAATGATCCGGCTGATGCAGAAATGGTGAACCCTCTTGACTTCGTCTACAAAGTACGTGaaataattaaaaggaaaagagggtcATTAGGGGTTTTCCTTACCGGTGAATTACTTGAGATGATGAGGAAATTCAGAGGTCCTGAG ACAACAGCTCAATATATCCATAGCACGTTGAAGAACACAAGCATGGTGATCACGAATATGATTGGGCCAATGGAACAAATGGCATTGGCTGATCATCCTGTTAGAGGAATGTACTTCGTGGTGGTTGGCTCACCTCAG AGTCTCACTGTATCAATTGTGAGTTACATGGGAAAACTAAGGGTGGCAGTAGGAGCAGAGAAAGGCTTCATAGATGACAAATTGTACGCTTCTTGCTTGGAAAATGCCTTCACAAGGATATTTAAAGCCGCACTATGCAGTACTTGA
- the LOC122092992 gene encoding methylesterase 10-like: MADQQKHFVLVHEACHGAWTWYKVVKLLSSAGHRVTALDLGVSRCNEPEDMDKTVSISDYLKPLMEFMGSLPEEERVILVGHGYGGVAVSLAMEKFPEKISVAVFAAAVMPSWKLPIIDVFEESLLDCEFSFHHGRENFPTSVILGLDFLSSKMYNCCPSEDTTLASLLVEPTSFFLKDLGNETLLTREKFGSVNRVYIVCSKDEVLKEEFQLWMIYNSPTTPTKAVVRVILDSGHMVMLSKPDELSICLKEIAEKYTI, encoded by the exons ATGGCAGACCAGCAAAAACACTTCGTTTTAGTTCATGAAGCTTGTCATGGTGCATGGACTTGGTACAAGGTAGTGAAGTTGCTAAGCTCGGCTGGTCATAGAGTTACTGCACTGGATCTTGGTGTTAGTAGATGCAATGAACCTGAGGATATGGACAAGACAGTCTCAATTTCTGACTACTTGAAGCCATTAATGGAGTTCATGGGATCTCTTCCTGAAGAGGAACGAGTGATCCTAGTGGGTCATGGCTATGGAGGCGTTGCTGTCTCTCTTGCGATGGAGAAATTCCCAGAAAAGATATCTGTTGCTGTTTTTGCTGCGGCTGTGATGCCTAGTTGGAAGTTGCCTATCATTGATGTCTTTGAAGAG TCTCTATTGGATTGTGAATTTTCCTTCCATCATGGTCGAGAAAACTTTCCAACTTCAGTTATCCTTGGTCTGGATTTCCTCTCATCCAAGATGTACAACTGCTGCCCATCTGAG GATACTACATTGGCAAGTTTGTTGGTTGAGCCCACTAGCTTCTTCTTGAAAGATTTGGGCAATGAAACATTGCTTACCAGGGAGAAATTCGGGTCTGTGAATCGGGTTTACATCGTATGTAGTAAAGATGAGGTGCTGAAGGAGGAATTCCAATTGTGGATGATATATAATAGTCCAACCACTCCAACCAAAGCAGTTGTAAGAGTGATTCTAGATAGTGGTCATATGGTCATGCTCTCCAAGCCTGACGAGCTTAGCATATGCTTGAAGGAGATTGCTGAGAAATATACAATTTAA